The following nucleotide sequence is from Solanum dulcamara chromosome 7, daSolDulc1.2, whole genome shotgun sequence.
ATGACCTTGGTTGCACTTCTCGGATTGACAGATAGTTAAAAAAGACTAATTATAACGGAGAGTTGTACCTAAAAACGAAGACCTGGAGTACGAGGTTACTAATTCAAGGCATGAAAATGTAAACTTCTTTCATAAGAACAAGAATGTAAAACAAACTCAAGGCATGAAAATGTCAAAACCATCAGGCCATGATGGAGTAAGGACTTCTACATGGTTACTAATAGAAAGCTTTTTAGCCACATCACAAGTGCAATCACCCCATACACTATTTCCCTTCTTTTCTGCTAATGACAATATCCAAGTTACAAGCCAAGTAAACCGGAAATTGAAGGCCAACAATACTCAATGCTACATGAACCTCAGCTATTAGTTGAAGCCAAAATCCAGAACGACCTGAATGCCATCAATGTTCAGTTGCTGCATCAGCCAAGGTATCAACAGCTGCAGATCTTTGTGCTTCTTCCATAAGCTTCATTTGCCGCTCTGCGTGTTCTCTTTCACAAGCACTGATACCCATAATTATATCCAGCATCGTACCAGTTGTGCCAAAGAATACGAGGGGTGCCAAAGATTTCCGTTTTATACCCACTGGAATTGCAAGCAGTGCACCAGCTACAGAGAAAACCCATGTCCCCAGAGCACTGCAGTAATTTAAATATCAGACCAGAAAGCTTCGGACTAGA
It contains:
- the LOC129896858 gene encoding uncharacterized protein LOC129896858 is translated as MSNRFKGKIVFTFYGITEKMAAQEEVKQLAECSVSNALGTWVFSVAGALLAIPVGIKRKSLAPLVFFGTTGTMLDIIMGISACEREHAERQMKLMEEAQRSAAVDTLADAATEH